The following proteins come from a genomic window of Montipora capricornis isolate CH-2021 chromosome 9, ASM3666992v2, whole genome shotgun sequence:
- the LOC138017730 gene encoding uncharacterized protein, producing the protein MKTCIRRFCDEGHDILTAGDMRSALSERPVKGTSACVCEVDEAKLTLEVNKIDGFSKLHNVQIDEKTIRVWKSYRIGRGKEISFDQLVTKDQGDTCLIVKEEFFPFHNSRVYQSRDSVAEDSDEGNRHHDLDISDIEIFECSEPGCGKSFQLLSELEAHLDEGDHCVEAEKQSETLYDTIRRDWVERFTTTVNITEDEPCEPVHQSESEPAPTTSCVIMGWALTKQRAGSTRFPEKVKNYLTAKFDLGEQSGLKADPQQVSNDMRKARDEQNRRLFEREEWLTKSQVQGFFSRLSANRRRQQAPSPEGEQSSKELFLEEEEEERQRLMEHISEELRPQHPLSYDAFNLC; encoded by the coding sequence ATGAAAACATGCATCCGCCGTTTCTGCGACGAAGGACACGACATTCTGACAGCGGGGGACATGAGAAGTGCACTATCTGAACGACCAGTGAAGGGTACCTCCGCGTGTGTTTGTGAGGTTGACGAAGCGAAGTTAACCCTAGAAGTGAACAAAATAGATGGTTTCAGCAAACTGCACAACGTCCAGATTGACGAGAAAACTATTCGTGTGTGGAAGTCCTACAGAATTGGGCGTGGCAAGGAAATCTCATTCGACCAGCTGGTGACAAAAGATCAAGGGGACACCTGTCTCATAGTTAAGGAAGAGTTTTTCCCTTTTCATAATTCACGTGTATACCAAAGCAGAGATTCTGTGGCGGAGGATTCAGATGAAGGCAATCGTCATCACGATTTGGACATTTCGGACATTGAAATTTTTGAATGTTCGGAGCCTGGGTGTGGGAAGAGTTTTCAGCTGTTGTCAGAACTTGAAGCTCATTTAGATGAAGGGGATCACTGCGTTGAGGCTGAAAAACAGTCAGAAACGCTTTACGATACGATTCGTAGAGATTGGGTGGAGAGATTTACCACAACAGTCAACATCACTGAAGATGAACCTTGCGAACCTGTCCACCAGAGTGAAAGTGAACCGGCGCCCACCACGAGCTGTGTTATTATGGGCTGGGCCCTAACCAAGCAACGAGCAGGATCAACTAGATTCCccgagaaagttaaaaactacCTGACGGCAAAGTTTGACCTCGGAGAACAGTCAGGGCTAAAAGCTGACCCTCAGCAAGTTTCCAATGATATGCGGAAGGCAAGAGATGAGCAGAACAGAAGGTTATTTGAGCGAGAAGAGTGGTTGACTAAAAGCCAAGTGCAAGGGTTTTTTTCACGCCTGTCTGCAAACAGAAGAAGACAACAAGCACCCTCACCTGAAGGTGAGCAAAGTTCAAAGGAACTATTTctagaggaagaagaagaagagcgaCAGCGGCTGATGGAGCACATCTCAGAGGAACTGAGGCCGCAGCATCCCCTTTCATACGACGCCTTCAACTTGTGCTAG